From one Formosa sediminum genomic stretch:
- a CDS encoding restriction endonuclease subunit S, which yields MKSNYRKIGDFIQQVNTKNADGSIELLLGVNLDKVFINSVANTIGTDMTKYKVIKKGQFGCKLMSVGRDKKLPISRLVDYEKAIISSAYYVFEVVDENILNPEYLMMWFLRPESDRYLWFQSGGDVRGRITWDDLCQLPIKVPSIEKQREIVKEYNSIINRIKLNETLNHKLEDTAQALYKHWFVDFEFPINLCHLERSREVSIESLNNIDYSKGYKSSGGKMVYNEELDMEIPEGWEDTKLSELLEVKYGKDYKHLEAGDIPLYGSGGIMGYYNKALYEKPSILIPRKGSLDNILFVDEPFWSVDTMFYTIIKEESYINYLFQFLKKIDYYSLNVGSAVPSMTTKVLNDISIILPLPKILERYENLTSKMFRIVKQNDRQNFILVELASTILSKMSKVETKTVEV from the coding sequence ATGAAATCGAATTATAGAAAAATAGGCGATTTCATTCAACAAGTTAATACTAAAAATGCAGATGGAAGTATTGAGCTATTACTTGGTGTTAATTTAGATAAAGTATTTATAAATTCTGTAGCCAACACAATTGGAACAGATATGACTAAATATAAAGTCATTAAAAAAGGTCAGTTTGGTTGTAAGTTAATGAGTGTTGGTAGAGATAAAAAATTACCTATTTCTAGATTAGTAGATTATGAAAAAGCAATAATTTCATCAGCTTATTATGTTTTTGAAGTTGTAGATGAAAATATATTGAATCCAGAATATTTAATGATGTGGTTTTTAAGACCTGAATCGGATAGATATTTATGGTTTCAAAGTGGAGGTGATGTTAGAGGAAGAATTACTTGGGATGATTTATGTCAACTACCAATTAAAGTACCATCCATAGAAAAACAACGCGAAATAGTTAAAGAATACAACAGCATCATCAACCGTATAAAACTAAACGAAACCCTAAACCATAAACTAGAAGACACCGCACAAGCCTTGTATAAACATTGGTTTGTAGATTTTGAGTTTCCTATTAACCTCTGTCACCTCGAGCGCAGTCGAGAGGTTTCAATAGAATCTCTAAATAACATTGACTATTCAAAAGGCTATAAATCTTCTGGAGGTAAAATGGTTTATAATGAGGAGTTGGATATGGAGATTCCTGAGGGTTGGGAAGACACTAAGTTAAGTGAATTGCTTGAAGTTAAATACGGTAAAGATTATAAACATCTAGAAGCTGGAGATATTCCATTATATGGTTCTGGTGGAATTATGGGATATTATAATAAAGCACTTTATGAAAAACCTTCAATTTTAATTCCAAGAAAAGGTTCTTTGGATAATATACTTTTTGTAGATGAACCATTTTGGTCTGTGGACACAATGTTTTATACTATTATTAAGGAAGAAAGCTATATCAACTATTTGTTTCAGTTTTTGAAAAAAATTGACTATTACTCATTAAATGTTGGTTCAGCTGTGCCAAGTATGACAACAAAAGTTCTTAATGATATATCGATAATATTGCCATTGCCAAAAATTTTAGAACGCTATGAGAATTTAACATCAAAAATGTTTAGAATAGTCAAACAGAATGATAGACAGAATTTTATTTTAGTAGAATTAGCAAGTACTATTCTTTCCAAAATGTCAAAAGTAGAAACCAAAACAGTAGAAGTTTAA
- a CDS encoding toll/interleukin-1 receptor domain-containing protein, with translation MKYKYQLIVLGNLGSLSNKVIDLFYKKIEELKLERDYFKIINHGNFNTEYSGNQPAFAIYFGDENGSFKDVTITDILVKDGTLILPVYYTENSFNDEIPKILENQNGLLYDSTKDIKIVNLALEAFELLRSSRKVFVSYKRSESSSVAIQLYEALERNNFDVFLDTHSIKPGEPFQEELWHRMTDCDVIVLLNTPKFLESYWCTEEIAEANAKQIGIIQLVWPNHKLEAMAHVCLPIQLKDNNFKNDVFDNENLSKLTETFVNDLVKEVESMRARNLASRQDNLITEFTNFASKHGKKINLQPERFISEELDNGKRRIFIPTVGVPQSVNCNQSEEIIKEIKDYQVDSVHLIYDDLKIRDKWLDHLDWLNGYLKVQTIKKQNFDEWLARN, from the coding sequence ATGAAATATAAATATCAATTAATAGTTTTAGGTAATCTTGGTAGTCTTTCAAATAAAGTAATAGATTTATTTTATAAAAAAATAGAGGAACTAAAACTAGAGCGAGACTATTTTAAGATAATAAACCACGGAAATTTTAATACAGAGTATAGTGGTAATCAGCCAGCATTTGCAATATATTTTGGTGATGAAAATGGAAGTTTTAAAGACGTAACAATAACGGATATTTTAGTAAAAGATGGTACTTTAATACTACCAGTCTATTATACAGAAAACAGCTTCAATGATGAGATTCCTAAAATACTTGAAAATCAAAATGGTCTGTTATATGATTCTACTAAGGATATAAAAATTGTTAATCTAGCACTAGAAGCTTTTGAATTATTACGGTCTTCTAGAAAAGTATTTGTGAGTTATAAGAGAAGTGAATCTTCATCTGTGGCAATTCAATTATATGAAGCCTTAGAAAGAAATAATTTTGATGTCTTTTTAGATACACATTCTATAAAGCCTGGAGAACCTTTTCAAGAAGAACTTTGGCATAGAATGACAGATTGTGATGTCATTGTACTCTTAAACACACCTAAATTTTTAGAAAGCTATTGGTGTACAGAAGAAATTGCAGAAGCTAACGCAAAACAAATAGGTATAATTCAATTGGTATGGCCTAACCATAAATTAGAAGCTATGGCTCATGTTTGTCTGCCTATTCAACTTAAAGATAATAATTTTAAAAATGATGTATTTGATAATGAAAATTTATCTAAACTAACGGAAACCTTTGTAAATGATTTGGTAAAAGAGGTAGAGTCTATGAGAGCCAGAAATCTAGCATCTAGACAAGATAATTTAATTACAGAGTTTACCAATTTTGCATCTAAACATGGTAAAAAAATAAACTTGCAACCAGAACGCTTTATTTCTGAAGAATTAGATAATGGAAAAAGAAGAATTTTTATTCCAACTGTAGGTGTACCACAATCGGTAAATTGTAATCAATCAGAAGAAATCATTAAAGAAATTAAGGACTACCAAGTGGATAGTGTTCATTTAATTTACGATGATTTAAAAATTAGAGATAAATGGCTTGATCATTTAGATTGGTTAAATGGGTATTTAAAGGTTCAGACAATTAAAAAACAAAATTTTGACGAATGGCTAGCAAGGAATTAA
- a CDS encoding SLOG domain-containing protein → MASKELKNIFLSASIPLPERDAKYYETADVIAIRDAVIALCTTVLPNHRLIWGGHPSITPLVNYVLQKLNMDVQDHVTLYQSRFFERFYPEDNNKFENVILTPTMEDRDNSLRLMRELMLGDKEFAAGIFIGGMDGVEDEYKMFRELHPEALIIPLASTGAAAKFIYENSINRNERFQNDYAFSSTFQELLIDKI, encoded by the coding sequence ATGGCTAGCAAGGAATTAAAAAACATATTTCTTTCAGCAAGCATACCACTTCCTGAAAGAGACGCAAAGTACTATGAAACAGCAGACGTTATTGCAATTCGTGATGCTGTTATTGCATTGTGCACAACTGTATTACCAAATCATAGATTAATTTGGGGAGGACATCCATCAATTACACCTTTAGTAAACTATGTTTTGCAAAAGTTGAATATGGATGTTCAAGACCATGTAACATTGTATCAATCCCGTTTTTTTGAGAGATTTTACCCTGAAGATAATAATAAATTCGAAAACGTAATACTTACGCCTACCATGGAAGATAGAGATAATAGTTTAAGGCTAATGCGAGAATTAATGCTAGGAGATAAAGAGTTTGCTGCTGGTATTTTTATTGGAGGAATGGACGGTGTGGAAGACGAATATAAAATGTTTAGAGAATTACATCCAGAAGCTCTAATAATTCCACTAGCTAGTACAGGAGCAGCTGCAAAATTTATATATGAAAATAGCATTAATAGAAATGAAAGATTTCAAAATGACTATGCGTTTTCTTCAACATTTCAAGAACTTCTAATTGATAAAATATAG
- a CDS encoding TIR domain-containing protein: protein MGRKVFVSYKYGDTHVPDLNKVDEIEIFGRTYRTARATRVRDYVDELQEIIGKDNINLGEKDGESLQHFADETIKSALKDKIFNSSVTIVMISKGMKETYKAESDQWIPWEISYSLRQTTRADRTSRMNGVIAVVLPDENNSYDWYITHDSECNCTNYNTSKLFQIIKANMFNEKKPNKRVCNGYYVYSGEFSYILNVKWEDFKVAHKSYIERAVEIRDNKELYDTHINI from the coding sequence ATGGGAAGAAAAGTATTTGTGTCGTATAAATATGGAGATACACATGTGCCAGATTTAAATAAGGTAGATGAAATTGAGATTTTTGGAAGAACTTATAGAACGGCGAGAGCAACAAGAGTTAGGGATTATGTGGATGAGTTACAAGAAATAATAGGTAAGGATAATATTAATTTAGGTGAAAAAGATGGGGAAAGTCTTCAGCATTTTGCTGATGAAACTATTAAGTCTGCTTTAAAAGATAAAATTTTTAATAGTAGTGTAACAATTGTTATGATTTCAAAAGGAATGAAAGAAACATATAAAGCTGAAAGCGACCAATGGATACCATGGGAGATTTCTTATTCTTTAAGACAAACGACAAGAGCAGATAGAACCAGTAGAATGAATGGAGTTATTGCAGTGGTTTTACCTGATGAAAATAACTCTTATGATTGGTATATTACTCATGATTCAGAATGTAATTGTACTAACTATAATACTTCTAAATTATTTCAAATTATAAAAGCGAATATGTTTAATGAGAAAAAACCGAATAAAAGAGTCTGTAACGGATATTATGTGTATTCAGGTGAATTTTCTTATATATTAAATGTTAAGTGGGAAGATTTTAAAGTAGCCCATAAATCATATATAGAAAGAGCTGTTGAAATTAGAGATAACAAAGAATTATATGATACGCACATAAATATATAG